The following coding sequences lie in one Hyalangium ruber genomic window:
- a CDS encoding carbohydrate ABC transporter permease — translation MKTSHAGWVFVTPALFMIAVFFLLPVLAALGLSLTDFDIYALARLDNLRFVGGGNYLRLLQTPLFWKALGNTLFFVLVGVPLSIAVSLMAALLLHSAVARGKAIFRTALFAPVVTTLVAVAVIWNYLLHTRYGLINDLLGRIGIPPINWLGDPRWAMPAIILFAVWKNFGFNMVIFLAALQSIPEELYEAARIEGATALQQLRFVTLPSLAPTLVLVSILTMAGYFQLFAEPYVMTQGGPLQSTTSVLYFMYEEGFKWWNLGSASAVAFLLFLLMFAVTLVQSFALRRWSEP, via the coding sequence TTGAAGACCTCGCACGCCGGGTGGGTCTTCGTGACGCCCGCCCTGTTCATGATCGCCGTCTTCTTCCTGCTGCCGGTCCTCGCCGCGCTGGGCCTCAGCCTGACGGACTTCGACATCTACGCCCTGGCCCGACTCGACAACCTTCGTTTCGTCGGGGGCGGCAACTATCTGCGCCTGCTCCAGACTCCGCTCTTCTGGAAGGCCCTCGGAAACACACTCTTCTTCGTCCTCGTCGGCGTTCCGCTCTCCATCGCGGTCTCGCTGATGGCGGCGCTGCTCCTTCACTCGGCGGTGGCGCGTGGCAAGGCGATCTTCCGGACCGCGCTCTTCGCGCCGGTCGTGACCACCCTGGTCGCCGTCGCGGTGATCTGGAACTACCTGCTGCACACCCGCTACGGCCTCATCAACGATCTTCTCGGACGGATCGGCATCCCCCCGATTAACTGGCTCGGCGATCCCCGCTGGGCCATGCCGGCGATCATCCTGTTCGCGGTGTGGAAGAACTTTGGCTTCAACATGGTCATCTTCCTGGCCGCGCTGCAGAGCATCCCGGAGGAGCTGTACGAGGCTGCGCGCATCGAGGGCGCCACGGCCCTCCAGCAACTGCGCTTCGTCACCCTGCCCTCGCTCGCTCCCACGCTGGTGCTGGTCAGCATCCTGACCATGGCTGGCTACTTCCAGCTCTTCGCGGAGCCCTACGTCATGACGCAGGGAGGCCCGCTGCAGAGCACGACCAGCGTCCTCTATTTCATGTACGAGGAGGGCTTCAAATGGTGGAACCTGGGCTCCGCCTCGGCGGTCGCCTTCCTCCTCTTTCTTCTGATGTTCGCCGTGACCCTGGTGCAGTCCTTCGCCCTTCGTCGCTGGAGTGAGCCATGA
- a CDS encoding sugar ABC transporter substrate-binding protein — MTEAGAGKTGRHARWLSIAALVCGMAACPRPDSGEIVLEFWAMGREGEVVAELTRGFEARHPGIRVNVQQLPWQGAHEKLLTAFVGDATPDLAQMGNTWVPEFATLGALAALDPAAATSPVVEQEDYFPGIWDTNVIDDRLFGVPWYVDTRLLFYRRDLLAQAGFDHPPRSWEEWRQMLIAIKRLPGAEHYSILVPLNEFEPLLLLGLQQEEPLLRDDGRWGNFRSAGFRRALGFYLELFEQELAPRATNTQISNVWNEFARGYFAFYITGPWNIGEFKRRLPKELEGHWMTAPLPGPSGPGLSNAGGSSLVVFADSRRKEAAWKLIEYLSQPEIQRRFYALSGDLPPRRSSWAGSELSGDVHAAAFREQLERVEPTPKVPEWERIATELRIVAEQAAHGGLTVDAAVEELDARADRILEKRRWILTRETGD; from the coding sequence GTGACGGAGGCTGGCGCGGGGAAGACCGGGCGGCATGCGCGATGGCTTTCCATCGCCGCGCTCGTGTGTGGCATGGCCGCCTGTCCCAGACCCGACTCGGGCGAGATCGTGCTCGAGTTCTGGGCCATGGGTCGTGAAGGCGAAGTGGTGGCCGAGCTGACCCGCGGCTTCGAGGCCCGCCATCCGGGGATCCGCGTCAACGTGCAGCAACTGCCCTGGCAGGGGGCGCACGAGAAGCTTCTGACCGCTTTCGTGGGTGACGCGACGCCCGATCTCGCGCAGATGGGAAACACCTGGGTCCCAGAGTTCGCCACGCTCGGAGCACTCGCTGCCCTGGATCCGGCCGCCGCGACGTCGCCCGTCGTCGAACAGGAGGATTACTTTCCCGGCATCTGGGACACCAACGTCATCGATGACCGGCTCTTCGGCGTCCCCTGGTACGTCGACACGCGGCTGCTCTTCTATCGGCGCGACCTCCTGGCCCAGGCGGGCTTTGACCACCCGCCCCGGAGCTGGGAGGAGTGGAGGCAGATGCTCATCGCCATCAAGCGACTGCCTGGCGCGGAGCACTATTCGATCCTGGTGCCGCTCAACGAGTTCGAGCCGCTGCTCCTGCTCGGCCTCCAGCAGGAAGAGCCCCTCCTGCGGGATGACGGACGCTGGGGCAACTTTCGCAGTGCGGGCTTTCGGCGCGCCCTGGGCTTCTACCTGGAGCTGTTCGAGCAGGAGCTGGCTCCGCGCGCGACCAACACGCAGATCTCGAACGTCTGGAACGAGTTTGCCCGCGGATATTTTGCCTTCTACATCACCGGCCCCTGGAACATCGGCGAGTTCAAGCGCCGTCTGCCCAAGGAACTCGAGGGCCACTGGATGACGGCACCGCTGCCCGGTCCCAGCGGCCCTGGCCTGTCGAATGCCGGTGGCTCGAGTCTGGTGGTGTTCGCGGACTCCCGACGCAAGGAGGCGGCCTGGAAGCTCATCGAGTACCTGTCGCAGCCCGAGATCCAGCGTCGCTTCTACGCGTTGTCGGGCGACCTGCCGCCTCGGCGGTCGAGTTGGGCGGGCTCGGAGCTCAGCGGTGACGTCCACGCTGCCGCGTTCAGGGAGCAGCTCGAGCGCGTCGAGCCCACCCCCAAGGTGCCGGAGTGGGAGCGCATCGCCACCGAGCTGAGAATCGTCGCCGAGCAGGCGGCGCACGGAGGCCTGACGGTCGACGCCGCGGTCGAGGAGTTGGATGCGCGCGCCGATCGCATCCTGGAGAAGCGGCGCTGGATCCTGACGCGGGAGACCGGAGATTGA